The genomic DNA ACAGGGCAAGATGGAAGTGGGCAGGTTTTCGGATGGCGAAATAAATGTCCATATCATGGAAAGCGTGAGGGGTTGCGATGTTTTTGTGGTGCAGTCCACTTGTTCGCCCGTCAACGATAACTTAATGGAGTTGCTTATTATAATTGACGCTTTGCGAAGGGCCAGCGCGGGCAGAATTACGGCCGTTATGCCGTATTTCGGCTACGCGCGCCAAGACCGCAAGACCCGAGCACGAGACCCCATAACCGCAAAGCTGGTCGCCGACCTTATAACTTCGGCGGGAGCGGACAGGGTGCTTACTATGGACTTGCACGCGCCGCAGCTTCAGGGCTTTTTTGATATCCCTGTTGACCATTTGTTTGGAACGCCCGTTTTGTGCAGAGAGATAGCCAAAACAGACTTATATAAACAAGACTTCGTGGTGGTTTCGCCCGATATGGGAAGCGTGTCTCGGGCAAGAGCTATGGCGCAAAGGATGCACACGCCTTTGGTTATTGTGGACAAGCGCAGGCCCGAGCCAAACTCCGTGGAAGTAATGAATATTATCGGCGAAGTAAAAGGCAAGGCGTGCTTGCTTGTGGATGACATGATTGACACGGCGGGAACGATTTGCCAAGCCGCGCAGGCGCTTATGGACGCGGGCGCTACCGAGGTTCACGCCTGCTGCACGCACGCCGTATTAAGCGGACAAGCCGTGGAGAGGTTGGAAAAATCGCCGCTTAAGACCATAACAATGCTTGACACAATAGAGCACAAAAGCAAACTCACCAGCGACAAGTTTAAGACGGTGAGCGTTGCGCCTATATTCACCGAAGCCATACAAAGCATATATATGGACTTGCCTTTGAGCAGGCTTTACGAATAAACAATGAAAATCATAGTAGGTCTTGGCAACCCGGGCAAAAAATATCTTCGCGCCTTCCATAACGTCGGATTTATGGCGCTGGAAGCCGCGGCCCAAAAATTAAACTTAAAAATCAAAAAGCTAAGATGCAAAAGTTTGATAGCCGAGTCCAATCTAAACGGGAACAAGTTTGTGCTTGCCTGTCCCCAGACATATATGAATTTAAGCGGCGAGGCTGTGGTTTTACTGTTGCAAAAATTTAAAAGCACCCTTGACGAGCTTTTGGTGGTCTATGACGACGCCGATATTAGCTTAGGGTCGTTAAGGCTAAGGCCTTGGGGCGGAGCGGGCAGTCACAACGGCATGAAAAATATAATCCATTGCCTTGGCAGCGAACAGTTTAAGCGCCTGCGGATTGGCATAGGCCCGCCGTCCGAGCATATACCCTTGCATGAGTATGTACTTCAAGATATTCCGCTAGATTTAAGGCAGGCTATGTTTGAGGCGATAATGCGCGCAAGCGACAGCATAATTGACTGGATAGGCGGCGCGCCTTTTGACGCCGTTATGCAAAATTACAACAAAACAA from Clostridiales bacterium includes the following:
- a CDS encoding ribose-phosphate pyrophosphokinase, whose product is MVTHNNNIKLFAGNACPVLAKEIANRLNIEQGKMEVGRFSDGEINVHIMESVRGCDVFVVQSTCSPVNDNLMELLIIIDALRRASAGRITAVMPYFGYARQDRKTRARDPITAKLVADLITSAGADRVLTMDLHAPQLQGFFDIPVDHLFGTPVLCREIAKTDLYKQDFVVVSPDMGSVSRARAMAQRMHTPLVIVDKRRPEPNSVEVMNIIGEVKGKACLLVDDMIDTAGTICQAAQALMDAGATEVHACCTHAVLSGQAVERLEKSPLKTITMLDTIEHKSKLTSDKFKTVSVAPIFTEAIQSIYMDLPLSRLYE
- a CDS encoding aminoacyl-tRNA hydrolase, encoding MKIIVGLGNPGKKYLRAFHNVGFMALEAAAQKLNLKIKKLRCKSLIAESNLNGNKFVLACPQTYMNLSGEAVVLLLQKFKSTLDELLVVYDDADISLGSLRLRPWGGAGSHNGMKNIIHCLGSEQFKRLRIGIGPPSEHIPLHEYVLQDIPLDLRQAMFEAIMRASDSIIDWIGGAPFDAVMQNYNKTI